A genomic region of Polynucleobacter necessarius contains the following coding sequences:
- a CDS encoding protein tyrosine phosphatase has protein sequence MISRIARLSLATLISAAIGISPVSVMAADPAPAPAPAAVPAAAPAPVAEPTEKAAEKKAKKKSKKKAKPAADAAVQ, from the coding sequence ATGATTTCACGTATTGCTCGCCTCAGTCTAGCAACCCTTATTTCCGCAGCGATTGGTATTTCTCCAGTTTCAGTGATGGCAGCAGATCCGGCGCCGGCACCTGCACCAGCAGCAGTTCCTGCTGCCGCTCCAGCTCCAGTTGCTGAGCCAACCGAGAAGGCTGCTGAGAAAAAAGCAAAGAAGAAATCTAAAAAGAAAGCTAAGCCAGCTGCCGACGCAGCAGTTCAGTAA
- a CDS encoding NAD(P)H-hydrate dehydratase, protein MAFHNQLNALPLAVRLKREPAEHKGSAGKVILIGGAPGMAGALILAGNACLHLGAGWTMLEMLDSASVHVDIDHPELMIRLADHNPNTVLINNKPDLLAIGPGLGRSGTAIAWLQSTLALENIPLVLDADALNLISESENLLAALKKRNQEFLEATVLTPHPGEAAKLLKLTTEQIQSDRESTIEKLVSLTGSIVVLKGQHTLIASPHHPALVCAEGNPGMGTGGMGDILTGGIAALAAQGIRHHLDLWQASCLAVQLHASAADSLVSKGIGAIGLTPSETIFEMRSLLNKLL, encoded by the coding sequence ATGGCCTTTCACAATCAACTTAATGCACTCCCTCTAGCTGTTAGGCTGAAGCGAGAGCCTGCCGAACATAAGGGAAGCGCAGGCAAGGTAATACTGATTGGCGGAGCACCTGGAATGGCAGGCGCCCTTATTCTTGCAGGTAATGCTTGCTTGCATCTTGGTGCCGGGTGGACCATGCTCGAAATGCTAGATTCCGCATCAGTACATGTAGATATTGATCATCCAGAATTAATGATTCGACTAGCGGACCACAATCCAAATACAGTACTCATCAATAACAAGCCAGATTTACTTGCAATTGGTCCCGGCTTAGGAAGGTCAGGCACTGCAATTGCATGGCTACAAAGCACCCTTGCTTTAGAAAATATTCCATTAGTGCTTGATGCTGATGCCTTGAATTTAATTTCAGAGTCAGAAAATTTATTGGCAGCACTGAAAAAACGTAATCAAGAATTTCTAGAGGCGACCGTTTTAACGCCCCACCCTGGCGAAGCTGCAAAATTACTTAAGCTCACCACGGAACAAATTCAATCCGATCGTGAAAGCACTATCGAGAAACTGGTGAGTCTTACAGGATCGATCGTGGTTTTAAAAGGTCAACACACCTTGATTGCTTCACCACACCATCCCGCCCTTGTTTGCGCGGAAGGAAATCCCGGCATGGGCACAGGCGGAATGGGTGACATCCTTACGGGCGGTATTGCAGCTCTAGCTGCCCAAGGTATTCGTCATCACCTGGATTTATGGCAGGCCTCTTGCCTGGCTGTTCAACTTCATGCCAGCGCTGCAGATAGCTTAGTTAGCAAAGGGATTGGGGCCATTGGCCTCACCCCTTCTGAGACAATTTTTGAAATGAGATCCCTGCTAAATAAGCTGTTATAA
- a CDS encoding FABP family protein has translation MNEFPQDIFTEPQGYSVNTLENLGPLTGMAGIWEGIRGLDVKPKAEGPKKQAYVERIELQPIDPQTNGPQLFYGLRYHTHITKPDQVKTYHDQVGYWLWEPANGNLIHTLTIPRGMTTMASGNALPTAKQFELFAKEGDPSAGMSANPFLNYAFRTVEFRIKVNINDDGTWSYEQGTVMKIKDQSELFHHVDNNTLHKIGEATPNPPAR, from the coding sequence ATGAATGAATTCCCCCAAGACATTTTTACTGAGCCGCAGGGTTACTCAGTCAATACATTAGAAAATCTTGGGCCGCTCACTGGGATGGCTGGCATTTGGGAAGGCATTCGCGGATTGGACGTCAAGCCCAAAGCAGAGGGCCCAAAGAAACAGGCTTATGTCGAGAGAATTGAGCTTCAACCCATAGACCCACAAACCAATGGACCCCAATTATTTTATGGCTTGAGATACCACACCCACATCACCAAACCAGATCAAGTCAAAACCTATCATGATCAAGTCGGCTACTGGCTATGGGAGCCTGCCAATGGCAACCTTATTCATACCCTTACTATTCCCCGCGGCATGACAACAATGGCATCCGGCAATGCCTTGCCTACCGCCAAGCAATTTGAGCTCTTCGCAAAAGAAGGTGACCCTAGCGCAGGCATGTCTGCCAATCCTTTTCTCAATTACGCTTTCAGAACCGTAGAGTTTCGGATTAAGGTAAACATCAATGACGATGGCACTTGGTCATACGAGCAAGGTACCGTTATGAAGATTAAAGATCAGTCGGAATTGTTTCATCATGTAGACAACAACACTCTTCACAAGATTGGGGAAGCGACCCCAAACCCACCTGCAAGATAA
- a CDS encoding transporter substrate-binding domain-containing protein yields MKFISPLVLSLTLLCCPQIAISQKSLVMKSISPAALTSFVPTSTLRVGINLGNPILANEDPNTKNLYGVTIDIANEIGKRISKPVQLIPFKTAGATVDAVKTGEIDLVFVAIDPVRGTDISYTPAYIQIEGAYMVKSSSSLKANEEVDISGNEIVVGKGSAYDLYLTREIKNAALLRAASSQAVVDDFISGKGNGGCRCKAAARE; encoded by the coding sequence ATGAAATTCATATCTCCTCTAGTGCTTTCTCTAACGCTTCTGTGTTGCCCTCAAATCGCCATTAGCCAAAAATCTCTCGTTATGAAATCTATCAGCCCTGCAGCCCTCACTTCTTTTGTTCCGACCAGCACTTTGCGTGTCGGCATCAATTTGGGAAATCCTATTCTTGCGAACGAAGATCCGAATACCAAAAATCTATATGGTGTAACTATTGATATCGCCAATGAAATTGGGAAACGAATTTCTAAGCCAGTGCAACTCATTCCATTTAAAACCGCAGGAGCAACGGTTGATGCAGTAAAAACTGGTGAGATTGATTTGGTATTCGTTGCGATTGATCCAGTGCGTGGCACAGATATCAGCTATACGCCAGCCTATATTCAGATTGAAGGCGCCTATATGGTGAAATCTTCTTCTTCATTAAAGGCCAACGAAGAGGTTGATATTTCTGGAAATGAAATCGTAGTCGGCAAGGGAAGCGCCTACGACCTTTACCTAACGCGTGAAATTAAAAACGCCGCACTATTGCGTGCCGCTAGTTCACAGGCTGTTGTAGATGACTTCATATCAGGCAAAGGTAACGGTGGCTGCAGGTGTAAAGCAGCAGCTAGAGAGTGA
- a CDS encoding EamA family transporter — translation MSALLYISHLQWYVLIVGYIGVFIVFIQDASSTGISAWLGMLLVFGNACSYAAYMIGAGEMVKRIGSIRLVVLASSASAILSLLQSSLHNPTAIFEQVPQIYWFSLLNASLCTVIPMLLIMIAINRIGSPLVAQAGILGPVSTISLWGI, via the coding sequence TTGAGCGCATTGCTTTATATCTCACACCTCCAGTGGTACGTCCTGATCGTCGGCTACATTGGCGTGTTTATTGTTTTCATTCAGGATGCAAGCTCTACCGGAATCAGTGCCTGGCTGGGCATGCTCCTAGTTTTTGGAAATGCCTGCTCTTATGCGGCCTATATGATTGGCGCCGGAGAAATGGTTAAACGCATTGGTAGCATCCGCTTGGTTGTACTGGCGAGCTCAGCATCCGCTATCTTAAGTCTGCTGCAGTCTTCTCTACACAACCCAACTGCCATCTTTGAGCAAGTTCCACAGATCTACTGGTTTAGCCTGCTCAATGCGAGCCTGTGTACCGTCATTCCAATGTTGCTCATTATGATTGCGATCAATCGAATTGGATCGCCGCTCGTTGCACAAGCGGGAATATTGGGCCCGGTCTCCACCATCTCTTTATGGGGTATTTAA
- a CDS encoding hydrogen peroxide-inducible genes activator, with protein MAYLPSLRQLGYFVALAKELNFTRAAQACFVGQSTLSAGLKELEDALGIHLVERDRQNVSITPVGLEVLERAKLILAASEDLVEYAGATGRPMTATIRLGVIPTIAPFLLPTVLPEIRKRFPELKVTLREDLTANLLSRLAEHKLDFALIALPYDVSGLLAQELFGDHFWLVAKEGDPALKGKEVTLPAKMAERLLLLEEGHCLREHSLQACKRADTRKAEGLEATSLLTLLQMVESGLGIALLPEMTVKSSLLNNSELVAKALAEPAPKRVIALVARPSTAHAQEFNALATCIREQFGAA; from the coding sequence ATGGCCTATCTACCGTCATTAAGGCAGTTGGGTTATTTCGTGGCTCTGGCAAAAGAGCTCAATTTCACACGAGCAGCTCAAGCATGTTTTGTTGGGCAATCCACTTTAAGTGCGGGCTTAAAAGAACTTGAGGATGCCTTGGGAATTCATTTGGTGGAACGCGATCGCCAAAATGTTTCTATCACTCCAGTGGGGCTGGAGGTGCTTGAGCGTGCCAAACTTATCTTGGCGGCATCAGAAGATTTAGTTGAGTATGCGGGTGCAACAGGAAGACCAATGACTGCAACGATTCGTTTGGGCGTTATTCCAACTATCGCTCCATTTTTGCTGCCAACTGTTTTGCCGGAAATTCGCAAACGCTTTCCAGAACTTAAGGTTACTCTCAGAGAAGATTTAACGGCAAACTTACTATCAAGACTGGCTGAGCATAAATTAGATTTTGCGTTGATTGCCTTGCCGTATGACGTCAGTGGGTTGTTAGCACAAGAATTATTTGGTGATCATTTTTGGTTGGTTGCCAAAGAAGGCGATCCCGCCTTAAAGGGAAAAGAGGTTACCTTGCCCGCTAAGATGGCTGAGCGACTCTTGCTGCTGGAAGAGGGGCACTGCTTGAGAGAGCACAGTTTACAAGCGTGTAAGCGTGCAGACACTCGCAAAGCTGAAGGCTTGGAAGCAACTAGCCTGCTAACCCTATTGCAGATGGTGGAGTCCGGCCTGGGGATTGCATTACTTCCAGAGATGACAGTTAAAAGCAGTTTGTTAAACAATTCTGAACTGGTTGCAAAAGCCTTGGCTGAGCCAGCTCCCAAGAGAGTTATCGCATTGGTTGCTCGACCATCTACCGCTCATGCCCAAGAATTCAATGCGCTAGCTACCTGCATACGTGAGCAATTTGGCGCAGCTTAA
- a CDS encoding rubrerythrin family protein produces the protein MASPEIKTIQNLESAFAGESMAHIKYRYFAKLARAAGDEETADQEAMHAFGHLDLLYPANSITPARALEIAIEGETYEYTEMYPSFRKTAVEEGNAAAIAEIDEQIAESKEHAEQFQAVLAKAAKRFAALANVEERHANHYKQALEKAKVFAAQ, from the coding sequence ATGGCAAGTCCAGAAATTAAAACTATTCAAAACTTAGAATCCGCCTTCGCCGGTGAATCCATGGCCCACATCAAGTATCGCTACTTTGCCAAATTGGCTCGCGCCGCTGGTGACGAAGAAACAGCAGACCAAGAGGCAATGCATGCTTTTGGCCACTTAGATTTGCTCTACCCAGCCAATTCCATCACCCCAGCTCGCGCCCTAGAGATTGCCATTGAAGGCGAAACCTATGAGTACACCGAAATGTACCCATCGTTCCGCAAAACTGCGGTCGAAGAAGGCAATGCTGCTGCTATCGCAGAGATTGATGAGCAAATTGCCGAGTCAAAAGAGCATGCAGAGCAATTTCAGGCAGTTTTAGCGAAGGCAGCAAAACGCTTTGCAGCCCTAGCGAATGTGGAAGAGCGTCACGCTAACCACTATAAGCAAGCCCTGGAAAAAGCAAAGGTTTTTGCAGCTCAATAA
- a CDS encoding MBL fold metallo-hydrolase RNA specificity domain-containing protein: MEIQFLGAAGEVTGSKHSVEVMLAGKIRHFMVDYGMFQGGREAANKNLESLPFAPKDLDFVVLTHAHIDHSGLLPRLCAQEGFAGPIYCTSATFELLKILLRDSAHLQRADVERAERKQKAGKWRGDMPIALYSREEVETTLTQFEVLEYGESIELAPGLQLEFHNAGHILGSAIAVIDVAEDGAQKKRCVFSGDIGMKGKVLMPDPDLIKNADVVVVESTYGDRLHRSLRDTEDELVEVINATMAGHGNVVMPAFAVGRTQEILFLLIDLVRRGRLSHLSIWVDSPMATAATHLTQHLFSHLDGESQATFEWYRDNPGSVDLRFIADVEESKALNKVKGGAIIISASGMCDAGRIVHHLASNLPRAQNAIIITGFQSYGSLGRRLVDKVQKVRLFGEEVPVRASVHTIGGLSAHADQAGLLDWLKGFERPPKTVFVVHGEPESSSVLAQSIREELHWSNVIVPERLHTYQC, from the coding sequence ATGGAGATTCAATTTTTAGGTGCTGCAGGAGAAGTCACTGGATCAAAGCATTCGGTGGAGGTAATGTTGGCTGGCAAGATAAGACATTTCATGGTGGATTATGGAATGTTTCAGGGTGGCAGAGAAGCTGCCAATAAAAATTTAGAGTCCTTGCCCTTTGCGCCAAAAGATCTCGATTTTGTAGTGCTTACGCATGCCCATATAGATCATAGCGGTCTGCTGCCACGTTTATGTGCACAAGAAGGGTTTGCTGGACCGATCTATTGCACGAGCGCCACCTTTGAATTATTGAAAATTCTGTTACGTGATAGCGCGCATTTACAGCGCGCGGACGTTGAGCGAGCCGAACGAAAGCAAAAAGCAGGTAAGTGGCGTGGAGATATGCCGATTGCTCTGTATTCTCGAGAAGAGGTAGAAACTACCCTTACTCAGTTTGAGGTGTTGGAATATGGGGAATCAATCGAGTTGGCTCCAGGGCTGCAGTTGGAGTTTCATAATGCTGGACATATTTTGGGTTCAGCAATTGCGGTCATTGATGTTGCGGAGGATGGTGCCCAGAAAAAACGCTGCGTTTTCTCTGGGGATATAGGTATGAAGGGTAAAGTATTAATGCCTGATCCTGACCTGATCAAAAACGCAGATGTGGTCGTAGTTGAATCTACCTATGGCGATCGCCTCCATCGAAGCTTGCGGGATACTGAAGATGAGTTGGTTGAAGTCATCAACGCAACTATGGCTGGGCACGGCAACGTCGTTATGCCAGCCTTCGCTGTTGGTCGCACACAAGAAATTTTATTTCTCTTAATTGATTTGGTGAGAAGAGGGCGTCTGTCCCATTTAAGTATTTGGGTGGATTCACCCATGGCTACTGCCGCAACCCATTTAACCCAGCACTTATTCTCCCATTTGGATGGAGAGTCTCAGGCAACATTTGAGTGGTATAGAGATAATCCAGGCTCCGTAGATCTTCGCTTTATTGCGGATGTAGAGGAATCCAAAGCGCTGAATAAGGTCAAAGGTGGCGCCATCATTATTTCAGCCAGCGGTATGTGTGATGCAGGACGAATTGTTCACCACTTGGCTAGCAATTTACCAAGAGCTCAAAACGCTATCATCATTACCGGTTTTCAATCCTACGGCAGTCTTGGTAGGCGCCTAGTGGATAAGGTGCAGAAAGTTCGTTTATTCGGTGAGGAGGTTCCTGTCAGGGCCTCTGTGCATACAATCGGCGGCCTATCTGCTCATGCAGATCAAGCGGGCTTATTAGACTGGCTTAAGGGATTTGAGCGGCCACCAAAAACAGTCTTTGTAGTACATGGCGAACCAGAATCTTCTTCGGTATTAGCGCAAAGCATCAGAGAGGAGTTGCATTGGAGCAATGTCATCGTCCCTGAGCGTTTGCATACTTATCAATGCTAA
- a CDS encoding NAD(P)/FAD-dependent oxidoreductase, with amino-acid sequence MDQTTPQSQSAIVIIGSRLAGYTVIREIRKLDKTIPITLVTREPGYFYSKPMLSTALASKKEAAQLISTPADGMATQLEMTVLAECDVSAIDTNAQTLKTTKGVVSYGKLVLALGADQIRLPLQGNAASDVITVNDLEDYAHFRSAITGKKKVAILGAGLIGCEFANDLALGGYEVDVIDLAPQALGRLLPEAAALELQGKLSAAGVTWHLSTTVQAIGREGDSLQVTLANGNKVVCDVFLSAVGLKPRIDLAKASGISTGLGIQVNRELETNIKNIFAIGDCAEVEGLVLPYVMPIMQAARALAPTLIGQVTALTYPAMPVMVKTPALATVVSPPAKGAEGKWITTPVEGGLESRFESADGKLLGFALMGTATTQRGALTKEFPAILA; translated from the coding sequence TTGGATCAAACTACCCCTCAATCTCAATCCGCGATTGTCATCATTGGCAGCAGATTGGCTGGCTACACCGTTATTCGCGAAATTCGCAAACTAGATAAAACTATTCCCATTACCTTGGTAACACGAGAACCTGGATATTTCTACTCAAAGCCAATGCTTTCCACTGCACTTGCAAGCAAGAAAGAAGCTGCACAACTCATCTCCACGCCAGCCGATGGCATGGCGACTCAACTAGAAATGACTGTGTTGGCTGAGTGCGATGTCAGTGCAATAGATACAAATGCGCAAACCTTAAAAACTACAAAAGGCGTAGTGTCTTATGGCAAATTAGTATTGGCTTTGGGGGCCGATCAAATTCGCCTACCGCTCCAAGGCAATGCTGCAAGTGATGTGATCACCGTCAATGACCTTGAAGACTACGCACACTTTAGATCTGCAATTACCGGCAAGAAGAAAGTGGCTATTCTTGGTGCGGGCCTTATTGGCTGTGAGTTTGCCAACGACCTTGCATTGGGTGGTTACGAAGTTGATGTGATTGATTTAGCGCCACAGGCTCTGGGCCGCTTGCTACCTGAAGCAGCAGCATTAGAACTACAAGGAAAGCTAAGTGCTGCCGGCGTCACTTGGCACCTCTCTACGACTGTTCAAGCAATTGGTCGTGAAGGAGATTCGCTGCAGGTCACATTAGCAAATGGCAACAAGGTTGTTTGTGATGTATTTTTATCAGCCGTCGGCCTAAAGCCCAGAATTGATTTAGCTAAAGCAAGCGGTATCAGTACTGGACTTGGCATTCAAGTTAATCGTGAGCTTGAAACCAATATTAAAAATATCTTTGCAATTGGAGATTGCGCAGAAGTTGAGGGTTTAGTGTTGCCTTACGTGATGCCGATTATGCAAGCAGCAAGAGCATTGGCGCCTACCTTAATAGGACAGGTAACTGCACTCACCTACCCTGCAATGCCGGTCATGGTAAAAACTCCAGCCTTAGCAACGGTTGTGTCTCCCCCAGCCAAAGGCGCCGAAGGTAAATGGATAACAACACCGGTTGAAGGTGGCTTGGAGTCTCGCTTTGAATCTGCGGATGGCAAGCTCTTAGGCTTTGCATTAATGGGTACAGCTACTACGCAACGCGGCGCATTAACCAAGGAATTTCCAGCTATCCTGGCTTAA
- a CDS encoding LOG family protein, which translates to MSPKLPVHNSQTITEFLNLHHSQIAEDGSDDSYKFAFDDEAFLARRETMGIRFELELLKPEALLKEHGIDHTITVFGSTRFVSHQHALDLEKNAKTPEEVAAAKKAILHSKYYESARQFGALVAHYNETQKLNSNKLHICTGGGPGIMEAANRGAFEVGDKTIGFNISLPREQHPNPYISPGLSFRFHYFALRKMHFMLRARAIVAYPGGFGSFDELFEVLTLIQTKKVVPIPVILVEKDYWSEMVNFNHMVEFGVIDQEDMRILHFVETAEEAWQVIQGWYQLG; encoded by the coding sequence ATGAGTCCAAAGCTTCCCGTTCACAACTCACAAACAATTACTGAATTTTTAAATTTGCATCACAGTCAAATAGCTGAAGATGGCTCGGATGATTCGTACAAGTTTGCTTTTGATGACGAAGCTTTTTTGGCCCGCAGAGAAACTATGGGCATTCGTTTTGAGCTTGAGTTGCTCAAACCCGAGGCCTTGCTTAAAGAGCATGGTATTGATCACACCATTACTGTATTTGGATCAACTCGTTTTGTCAGCCATCAGCACGCTTTAGATCTTGAAAAGAATGCTAAGACACCGGAAGAGGTTGCGGCAGCGAAAAAAGCCATTCTGCACAGCAAGTACTATGAGTCCGCTCGACAGTTTGGTGCTTTGGTGGCGCATTACAACGAAACCCAAAAACTAAACTCCAATAAATTGCATATCTGTACTGGTGGTGGACCGGGCATTATGGAGGCTGCCAATCGTGGTGCATTTGAAGTTGGCGATAAAACCATTGGTTTTAATATTAGCCTTCCCAGAGAGCAGCACCCCAATCCTTACATCAGTCCTGGGCTCAGTTTTCGCTTCCATTACTTTGCTTTGCGCAAGATGCACTTTATGTTGCGAGCTAGGGCAATTGTGGCTTATCCCGGAGGCTTTGGCTCCTTTGATGAATTGTTCGAAGTCCTAACGCTCATTCAGACTAAAAAGGTGGTTCCTATTCCGGTCATCTTGGTAGAGAAAGATTATTGGAGTGAGATGGTGAACTTCAATCACATGGTGGAATTTGGTGTGATTGATCAAGAGGATATGCGCATCCTCCATTTTGTAGAGACTGCCGAAGAG
- a CDS encoding DMT family transporter: MQQLNFATIFYLLTATALWAGNAIAGRVLVGSISPITLSAVRWGLAALLLLPLGWRVFKPESALWQNKKRFLLLGLFGVGSYNVLLYLALQTSTAINVTLIGASMPIWMLFIGAVFYQVKPSILQMIGAVVSLLGVGIVLTRGDLAALLSMQMVIGDLLIMLATILWAFYSWMLSRPGASTERQWPWAEFLMAQVTIGLLWTGFFDGFEIAAGHAFIDLNWWTASLIVFVAVGPSLIAYRCWGLGVNGAGPTVAAFFANFIPLFTALLSAAMLGEPPQLFHGLAFALIVAGNAISSKTAK; the protein is encoded by the coding sequence ATGCAACAACTCAATTTCGCCACCATTTTCTATTTGCTCACAGCCACAGCCTTATGGGCAGGCAATGCAATAGCTGGGCGTGTATTGGTGGGTAGCATCTCTCCCATCACCCTGAGTGCAGTTCGTTGGGGATTAGCAGCTTTACTTTTGCTTCCCCTGGGCTGGCGCGTATTTAAGCCGGAAAGTGCCTTATGGCAAAACAAGAAACGTTTCCTGCTCTTGGGTTTATTTGGAGTGGGTAGTTACAACGTACTCTTATATCTTGCTCTTCAAACATCCACTGCGATTAATGTCACCTTAATCGGCGCCAGCATGCCCATCTGGATGTTATTTATTGGCGCCGTGTTTTATCAAGTCAAACCAAGTATTTTGCAAATGATTGGCGCGGTTGTGAGTTTGCTCGGTGTTGGAATTGTGCTAACACGTGGAGATCTAGCAGCCTTACTCTCTATGCAAATGGTTATTGGTGATCTACTTATTATGTTGGCCACCATCTTGTGGGCTTTTTATAGTTGGATGTTAAGTCGCCCTGGCGCTAGTACAGAGCGTCAATGGCCATGGGCTGAATTTTTAATGGCGCAAGTAACCATCGGTTTGTTATGGACCGGATTTTTTGACGGTTTTGAAATTGCTGCCGGTCATGCTTTCATTGATCTGAATTGGTGGACTGCATCATTAATAGTGTTTGTAGCGGTTGGCCCTTCGTTGATCGCCTATCGCTGTTGGGGTTTGGGTGTTAATGGAGCAGGCCCAACGGTCGCAGCCTTTTTTGCTAATTTCATCCCTTTATTTACAGCGCTTCTATCGGCCGCCATGCTGGGTGAGCCACCACAACTATTCCATGGATTAGCTTTTGCCTTGATCGTGGCTGGCAACGCTATTTCCTCTAAAACAGCTAAATAG